A DNA window from Vigna angularis cultivar LongXiaoDou No.4 chromosome 1, ASM1680809v1, whole genome shotgun sequence contains the following coding sequences:
- the LOC108321379 gene encoding protein PLASTID REDOX INSENSITIVE 2, chloroplastic: MLLNSSPLTITFYHRKPFSSNALILHHSFPLPQSPSSSSLCLSVEPIFTNSFTCTLTHSPTQMYVYPDPIPEFAESESQKFKVELFQKLSEDVDEFGDDLDEVVAVCTQIFSEFLHKDYGGPGTLLVEPFTDMMVALKKKKLAGAALAARASLLWAQKYVDKDWDVWNSTLK, from the exons ATGCTTTTGAATTCCTCTCCCTTGACGATTACTTTCTATCATAGAAAACCATTTTCTTCAAATGCTCTTATCTTGCACCATTCTTTCCCACTCCCACAgtcaccctcttcttcttcgTTGTGCCTCAGCGTCGAACCCATTTTCACAAACTCCTTCACTTGCACTCTCACACATTCACCTACCCAGATGTACGTGTACCCTGACCCAATTCCCGAATTTGCAGAATCC GAGAGCCAGAAGTTCAAAGTTGAACTCTTTCAGAAGCTTTCGGAGGACGTGGACGAGTTCGGGGATGACCTCGATGAGGTTGTTGCCGTTTGCACTCAG ATTTTTAGTGAGTTTTTGCACAAGGACTATGGGGGTCCTGGGACATTGTTGGTGGAGCCATTCACGGATATGATGGTTGctctaaagaagaagaaattagcAGGAGCAGCCCTGGCTGCAAGGGCATCACTATTATGGGCACAAAAATATGTTGATAAAGATTGGGATGTTTGGAACTCAACACTAAAATGA
- the LOC108321380 gene encoding uncharacterized protein LOC108321380 → MGNCQAVDAAALVIQHPSGKIERLYWPVSASEVMRTNPGYYVSLIIPLAVPQGQNQDQKTVLFTRVKLLRPNETLTLGHAYRLVTTQEVVKALKAKKHAKMKKPHGKTADSMQIMQLEKASSDGDTGGMLDTGNIYQGMRADRYRLMNSTHAALKLKSWRPSLQSISESSS, encoded by the exons ATGGGGAATTGCCAAGCTGTGGATGCTGCAGCTCTTGTGATCCAACACCCATCTGGGAAGATAGAGAGGTTGTACTGGCCAGTCAGTGCAAGTGAGGTTATGAGGACTAATCCTGGCTATTATGTGTCTTTGATCATACCATTGGCTGTGCCACAAGGGCAGAATCAGGACCAGAAGACAGTGCTTTTCACCCGAGTGAAGCTGCTTCGCCCCAATGAGACCCTAACTCTTGGCCATGCTTACAGGCTGGTCACTACTCAAG AGGTTGTGAAGGCTTTGAAAGCAAAGAAACATGCAAAGATGAAGAAGCCTCATGGGAAGACAGCGGATAGTATGCAAATAATGCAACTGGAAAAGGCAAGTTCAGATGGTGATACTGGAGGGATGTTGGACACAGGAAATATATATCAG GGAATGAGGGCAGACAGATACAGGCTAATGAATTCCACACATGCTGCGCTTAAGCTGAAATCATGGCGTCCCTCTTTACAGAGCATCTCAGAGTCTAGCAGCTGA
- the LOC108321402 gene encoding protein MAINTENANCE OF MERISTEMS-like — protein MGLTYAKHYEQQQWEYAARAYLLHLVGCSIFADKTATFIRVFYLLLFRDVHACGRYAWGVVALAYMYEQLGDANLASTRQMTGYLTLLQSWIYECFPTLGRRRMVSSYMEDRPRAAKWESPRQGSTLLEVRVHLDALTYDSVIWYPQETRPFYGICMFSGWIRIREMLCRHLPERVLRQFGFHQSIPRDPPVIADADILAIDDVWLHYRDHVVMGVSVGRFPSDCVNGYLPWFRMISHPYIILAADDDRLSLAPRL, from the exons atgggtcttacataCGCTAAGCACTATGAGCAACAACAATGGGAGTATGCTGCCCGAGCATACTTGTTGCATCTAGTTGGATGCAGTATATTTGCTGATAAGACTGCCACATTCATTCGGGTGTTTTATCTTTTGCTCTTTAGAGACGTACACGCATGTGGCCGATATGCTTGGGGCGTTGTTGCACTAGCATATATGTATGAGCAGCTAGGAGATGCTAACTTGGCTTCGACTAGACAGATGACAGGTTATTTGACTCTGTTACAG agTTGGATATATGAGTGCTTCCCTACATTGGGAAGAAGGCGTATGGTGTCTTCGTACATGGAAGACAGACCGCGTGCTGCAAAGTGGGAGTCACCGAGGCAGGGTTCCACTCTCTTAGAGGTCAGGGTACACTTGGATGCGCTGACATATGATTCAGTCATCTGGTACCCTCAGGAGACTCGTCCCTTTTATGGCATTTGTATGTTCTCGGGATGGATCAGGATTCGTGAGATGTTGTGCCGACATTTGCCCGAGCGTGTTTTGAGGCAGTTTGGATTTCACCAGTCCATCCCTCGAGACCCACCCGTTATTGCAGATGCAGACATACTGGCAATCGATGATGTATGGTTGCACTATCGTGATCATGTTGTTATGGGTGTGTCCGTCGGCAGATTCCCATCTGATTGTGTTAATGGTTACCTTCCTTGGTTTAGGATGATATCTCATCCTTACATTATTCTTGCTGCTGATGACGACCGGCTGAGTCTTGCTCCCAGACTCTGA